Genomic DNA from Choristoneura fumiferana chromosome 16, NRCan_CFum_1, whole genome shotgun sequence:
tcagccACGCCGACTACTTAAAAttgatagaaaaaaatgttgtaaataACTAAACCGTTTTACATGAAACCTGACTAAATATCAATCTAGACTCCGCAAAAAACAAGACAAACATATTTTATCGCGTGTTTCATAGGTAGTTGTACTCTACCTTAGGTTgtaaaggtaaaataaaagatGATTGAAATTTTAGCCACtttattcaaattgtttttatcTAAATCACAGATTTTTTAATGAGAAATATTATCTTCTATACAGTctaaattactatttatttcagtaaaagTCATACCTAGGAACGATTTTGCAAAATCTAGTCATTCGCAACAATGTATAAACTTATGTAAGTATTGCTACTAAACTACCGACATACaacattaattatatatttttttttactacactACTGACAGTATAGAATaaaatggccaagtgcgagtcggactcgcgggTACTCATTTGTAGGTATTtgtgaaagacagacagacaacaaagtgatgctataataataataataataaatttattaatttcgaCAAACTCGGATAATATCACAtcatacaaatacaataatacaaatTCAGAACAAAGAATTACAATTATCAAAtcatataagggttccttttttccTTTTCAGGTGCCTTAAAAACTCGGatggaactctaaaaacaaGAGGAAACGTCATAAGTTTCCATTTGTACCGCAACATCCTTCCCCCCTGTATTCCCAAACCCACCAACCTCAAATCTCTCCTACTTCATGCCTCCTCTAACAAGAAAATCCTTAatctgttaattaattatataactaaAGAAAGAATAAAACTATAGGTGCTTTTTTTGCTTCTGTCGCTCCCTTTGATCTGTTTTGTAATGTCCACTGTCTCTACGTTTTGTGTATGTCTATTCCATGTACGCAACAAACTCGCTACTAAAATACAACCCCCCTTTAGAAAACCTTTAATAACTGGTCAGACACATGTATGTAtactttgctgctgtcaggtgtcattggcagtaatggttTGCTAACCTAAAGCAACCGGTTGCCATTAggcaaaaaagttgaagttgattTGTACCACAACCAGTGTCGCCAGAAAAAAGATTATTGAAATTAAGAAAGTGTTTTTGAATAATCAATACCCAGAATGAGTGTATTCCATAAGGATAATTTACTTATGACTCAGggtaataaaattcctaataaCGTCCCTCTACTCCTTACGTGATCAATAATCAACCACTTTAAAATGCATTTGCAGAAGTTTTTCCtgtcgtacagtcgagttcatgaacttgtgagcaaagtttgatcaaaaatatctgaacacgcttctacgccgttaacaatagagtcatgttcagatgtttttgatcAGATTTTTGTTCACAAGTCTATGAACTCAACTGTGCCTTGACTAACATAAACCATAACCCCTACTTGCTCCCATTAGTACTATTCATAACCACATTGACCACATAGTACACACAGTAGAGCAGCACAAGATACCCAGAGACCATACCTAGCACCACAGCAGTGAACACCATCCCGGAGCAGCCCAGTAGCCAGTAGCCCACCGCCTTCGAGGGCTTGGGCTTCGGAGCCGATGTGCAGAATCTGGCCACAATGCCGTTGGACTTCAGAAGTTCGCTTATCTGTAAATTTTTTACAATTAATTGAGAGACAGCATAAATCTTGCAAATCCTTCATCAAACACTTCTTAGCAGCCAGAGTATCTGGGCATAGCAAGAGAAATGTTAAATGAATTTGGTGCGCATCAACTGTTTCAATAAGGCTAGCATACTCACacaggtgcacttaagccttgggaaaaaaaaaatgttgagaaATCTTGCTGGCgctcattattatatttttattattatttcactatCTTATAACTTCATAGCCTTGCAATGTAAACAACATATTATTTccttataccgggtgggccctgtaacaggagcaaaaagtTAACACAGCTTCATCCTGAgcttgatttttattatagtttaattaaagtttcaattggacaagcaatgtattgctaaatccgtcattttgttacgtgacaggtgatgtcatttaggctattggatgccgtacattgaaaatcaactttttcttgttcgttattctgtcccgttgcccaagagacaacagtgacagtttcctaaaaaaactgctttaatATATGCAACTAATATGCTTAAGagatagtccataaaataatgagcttgtaaGTATGACAAAAATGTAAGCTAGattaattttaaccacagaaaacatacaGAAACTTGTGgctttaaagagttgtccaggggacatAACCATGGCAATGAGGTACATGaagaagttgattgacccttggaataaacataatgataatgatgtttGAAAGTTGCATAATAAAAGTAGTTTCATTTGAGAACCtggggtttaattttttgctcctggtACAGGGCCCACCTGGTATATTCTTGCTTAAAGGACATACAATTTATCATATGAACAACTTACTGTTTTTACTAATACAAGACTTACCCTAAATACTCTAGTTCTGTTGCATCCCAAGTTCGCAGCACTCCGGGCAGGAGTGGCGAGCCTCACAGCTGTGTTGGTAAGGCTGGTCTTCCCGGAGACCAGCAGCCGCCCCGGCGCCCGCAGCGCCAGCGGACAGCGGCAGAGGGCTGCCACGCTCAGCATGGCTCCTTAATctttgtttaaaacaaaaataggcAGTTGTTGGTCTTTGCAAAGGTTAAGGTTTCAGGGTCAGATTCCTCTATTGTGGTGTCTCTCAAACTACACAAGGTATTTACGAATCCGGGACTTATTTTGTATCCCTACATTATCTAAAAGTTTTCATTTCATGGCAAAAATTGTTTGTGCTTGAGCAgtttctatttttataattCAAACCAAGGTGTCCATAAGGGACTAGCTTGGTAGATTCTGTACCAGATCCTTACACAACAGGATGcacactgttcactgttaaataaatgtaatgtttttaaataaatggtaaggTTAAAAGGAAAATGCTTGTATGTAATGAGTAAGCGCTTTAGCTAAGAACCACAATACAACAATAATTGATAATAAATGGGTTGGTGTAAATAGATAATTACTTTAAGTGCTGATTGCTGTTCAATGACATAATTTGTGCTAACTTTGATGAGGAAAATtatttctataggtacttacagaAGAGGTTATTTATTGCGaaatacttaaaagaaaaacaattgctttattaaataaacttttttaattgcacTCTGTACTGTACGTTCTCCAAGTTGTATTAGtataaacttaaaaacttaataaagcAGTGAAAATCGTTTCGATTCAATGTTTTTGATTATTGGTATATTATGTCGTGATTatgtcagtgtcactgtcaGTCAGTGCTGTCAATGTGACGTGACAGTCACAAAACTACTGTCAAGTCAAAATGTCCCGTGGCATGGCCGCAGCAGGGTTGGCATTGCAAAGATGTAAAATTccggaaaaaaataaaagtgattACACTTAGCATTAAATTTCATGTTTCACTGTGATTTTTTGATTACTCTGATTAAACTTGgtaatttttaatcaaataaaaaatttggTGTAACAAATGCCTAcctatatttaaaacttttgatAACTTTTCTTAAACCTGATCTATCCTATTTATAATCGTAGTCATCTAAATAAAGCTAGCAAATCCGGAAATCCATGTTATGGCAACACATAATTTTGTCTCGTCTAAACTGTTGTAAGGCAAAGAAAAACATCATACAGTTATCCTttcaaaaagtttatttaagaAAACTTCGGTACCATCATCACTCTCATCACAGCCAAAATATTGAAACAGATTCTAATTTGTAAAAGTCAACATGAATAGATTTAACAACATGTTATTGATTCAATTTAAACActaaagaactaaaactaatttcACAACTTGTAAACTTTTTCAAGACTCCACTTCTCTGTAATCATTAGACAAAGCTTTTATATTGCGAATAGCACTCGTAAATTCTCCCTCTTCCAAGCCTTCGCCCACATAATGGTGAACGAAGGCACGTTTAGCGTACATAAGAGAGAACTTTTTACAGATGCGCTCCCAGGCGACTCTGACGGCTGAAGAGCTCGACACCATCACCACAGCTCTCTGCAGGGCCGCTAAATCACCACCAGGAACTGTTGTCGGCGGCTGATAGTTCAACCCAATCTAGTTTTGGCAAAAAGAAACATAACGTAATATTAAACTATTATACTGCCTATCGTAAAAATTACCAAATTAACTGTTACCGTAGCCGTGTACGCCTATAAAGTGTAGgtttttaaaaaccttttttttgttaaaaatgggAAAATCCTCAAAAAATATACAACCGAATCTGTTTTGGTACCTTGAATCCAGTAGGAGACCACGAAACAAATTTGATAGTCCTCATGCcctttatttgattgattgacgCATTTATATCGTTAGGATTAACGTCTCCCCTGAAGAGTAAGCAACATGCCATGTAACTGCCTTGTCTTGGGTCACACTTAACCATCTGATTGGCTGGCTCGAAACAAGACATCATTAGCTGCTGCGTTGTCATGGTCTCATGGAAGGCCCGCGCTGCCGGCACGAAGGGAGCAAACGTCACCAAAGGGAAGTGAATCCTGGGATAAGGGATCAGGTTCGTTCGAAATTCTACCAGTTCGACGTTCAGGGAACCTTCGAAGCGCATGGAAGCAGTCATGCATGATACAACCTGAAGAATAAGATGCTTAAGTTTTCTGGGAGGTACCTATTAAAGTACGTTGCTATTTTTCAAGTGCATTTTTATACTATCTACCTGCGCAACTAGCCTGTTCAAATTTGTGTATGTAGGTCGCGGTACGTCCAATGATCTGGCGAGAATATCATACAACGCCTCGTTATCGAATATAAAGCAGACATCTTCCGTATCCATACAGGCGTGTGTGGTCAATACTGCATTATACGGCTCTACAATTATGGGTGAAATTTTTGGAGCAGGGTAGATAGCAAATTCAATTTTTGATAGCTTCCCGTAGTCTCTGACTAGTCCTTCTAGTAATAAAGCCGTGAATCCTGAGCCGGTGCCTCCACCAAAAGCACGAAAGATGATAAAGCCTTGCAGACAGCTGCAGTCCTCAGCTGCTATGCGAATGCGATTCAAAGCCAGATCAATCATTTCTTTTCCGACACCGAAGAACCCGCGGGCAAAATTGCTAGCGGCGTCTTCTTTCCCAGTGAGCAAACTCGCCGGG
This window encodes:
- the LOC141436434 gene encoding tubulin alpha-1C chain-like — encoded protein: MAVKEVIHIHIGQAGVQIANACWELYCLEHGVRPDGILAFHDHDSGCGPFFNQTGAGKVVPRVVMIDLEPTPIDEIRNGTYRQLFHPASLLTGKEDAASNFARGFFGVGKEMIDLALNRIRIAAEDCSCLQGFIIFRAFGGGTGSGFTALLLEGLVRDYGKLSKIEFAIYPAPKISPIIVEPYNAVLTTHACMDTEDVCFIFDNEALYDILARSLDVPRPTYTNLNRLVAQVVSCMTASMRFEGSLNVELVEFRTNLIPYPRIHFPLVTFAPFVPAARAFHETMTTQQLMMSCFEPANQMVKCDPRQGSYMACCLLFRGDVNPNDINASINQIKGMRTIKFVSWSPTGFKIGLNYQPPTTVPGGDLAALQRAVVMVSSSSAVRVAWERICKKFSLMYAKRAFVHHYVGEGLEEGEFTSAIRNIKALSNDYREVES